Proteins found in one Magnolia sinica isolate HGM2019 chromosome 5, MsV1, whole genome shotgun sequence genomic segment:
- the LOC131245663 gene encoding mitogen-activated protein kinase kinase kinase 20-like, whose amino-acid sequence MKWVRGAIVGRGSFGTVNLATPFCKSQVDIPPIIAVKSTLLSQSSSLKKESVILSQLQDCPQILRCFGDDTTTEDGQTLYNLLLEYVSGGTLADRLTCSGIGRLPESDVRRYARSILKGLDFVHKKGYVHCDIKPRNILVSSDSEVKIADFGLAKKCGEKMEDGKICLRGTPLYMAPESVARSEYEAPSDVWSLGCVVSEMIAGKPAWRCTKNADVSGVLFRIGFGDELPEIPRMLSDEGRDFLGKCFVRDPANRWTAEMLLNHPFIVEEMIEGHGALSALKATSSPRSMFDFPPWVSSLHSSMPSLCSDSESFNEGELDPSSLVDRVRQLATGPPPDSSSWDDDWVDVRGAEPSVSPVEEEDSLLILLDKMMRDGQRDENSNSSQIQGKEIASPSESKSVFLLPFQQCQSKASDRDGSIDHVLNSIEELACRRKRKGGNADGSQDSRMNGSESFDSSLSSLDFHCVDSPISNEYKYRNFY is encoded by the coding sequence ATGAAGTGGGTGAGAGGAGCAATCGTCGGCAGGGGTAGTTTCGGCACCGTGAATTTAGCTACTCCCTTCTGCAAATCACAGGTAGACATCCCTCCAATCATAGCCGTAAAATCTACCCTCCTCTCCCAATCGTCTTCCCTCAAGAAAGAGAGCGTGATTTTATCACAATTACAAGATTGCCCCCAAATCCTCCGCTGTTTTGGCGACGACACCACCACCGAAGACGGCCAAACACTCTACAACCTCTTGCTAGAGTACGTCTCCGGCGGAACCCTTGCCGATCGTCTCACCTGCTCCGGCATCGGAAGATTGCCGGAATCTGACGTCCGGCGTTACGCGCGGTCGATTCTGAAGGGGCTTGATTTCGTGCATAAGAAGGGCTACGTTCATTGCGATATTAAGCCTCGCAATATTCTGGTTTCTTCTGATTCTGAGGTTAAGATTGCCGATTTCGGGCTAGCGAAGAAGTGCGGGGAGAAGATGGAAGATGGGAAGATCTGCTTGCGTGGGACCCCTTTGTATATGGCGCCGGAGTCGGTGGCCCGGAGCGAGTATGAAGCGCCGTCGGATGTCTGGTCGCTAGGATGTGTGGTGTCGGAGATGATCGCCGGGAAGCCGGCGTGGAGGTGCACGAAGAATGCTGATGTGAGCGGTGTTCTGTTCCGGATTGGGTTCGGCGATGAATTGCCGGAGATTCCTAGGATGTTGTCGGATGAAGGGAGGGATTTCTTGGGGAAGTGTTTCGTTAGGGATCCGgcgaacagatggacggctgagatgCTTCTCAATCATCCCTTCATCGTGGAGGAGATGATTGAAGGACATGGTGCGTTGTCAGCTTTGAAAGCCACTTCTTCTCCGAGGAGCATGTTCGATTTTCCTCCATGGGTGTCGTCGCTGCATTCTTCGATGCCTTCTCTCTGTTCTGATTCAGAGTCTTTCAATGAAGGGGAATTGGACCCATCATCTCTGGTTGATCGGGTTCGCCAGCTGGCAACAGGGCCGCCACCAGATTCATCATCTTGGGACGATGATTGGGTTGATGTTAGAGGAGCAGAGCCCTCTGTTTCTCCAGTGGAAGAAGAGGATTCTTTGCTAATTTTGTTAGATAAGATGATGAGAGATGGTCAAAGAGACGAGAATTCGAATTCATCTCAGATTCAGGGGAAGGAGATCGCAAGCCCTTCTGAATCAAAATCAGTTTTCTTATTGCCATTTCAGCAATGCCAATCCAAAGCATCTGATCGAGATGGGAGCATCGATCATGTTCTTAATTCGATAGAGGAGTTGGCGtgcagaagaaaaagaaagggcgGGAATGCAGATGGGTCTCAAGATAGTAGGATGAATGGTTCTGAATCTTTTGATTCCTCATTATCTTCTTTGGATTTTCATTGTGTTGATTCTCCCATTTCAAATGAATACAAATACAGAAATTTTTACTGA